The following coding sequences are from one Candidatus Melainabacteria bacterium window:
- a CDS encoding PAS domain S-box protein, with translation MSTSSSIASTWNVSSKPSLFQKALILVAIPLVFEILFVGTLAQLHSHTRAEIARIDHRRQVSDATNALLLELFEIGILTKSDSPAVEDLQKTLDRLTSSVDRLAGLVKENPEQAQVVAATRQGLVRLTWLLEGYRAGRTNAFKSQVWMGDHSENFSEARRKTLFHMASPELMTMAQDAEQQELESAQELEIANTRWLVKVILAVGLLLSAAISLFSVWMISRGLTNRLKTMSDNAWRLASSMPLNPVVSGHDEIAYLDLVFHNMQDALNESNRREHALLENAVDIICSIDSSDNFTAINPAVFQMLGYEPHELLGRSCLSLVAEDDRSYAERMLSQIRMESTSTTFESRMVTKNGSFVDVLWSAQRSENDSNMISIIHDISEERDAERMKQEVIKMVTHDLKTPLTTIRIFLEMLEVGALGSLSPSGRELVGSADRSAERMLTLIGDLLDIEKIKAGMMTVSLEQAQLSDVISEAYQSVAALAEQRHIRIDIRANNVSWVLDSRLIVRVLVNLMANAIKFSPANGLIVVTAEPTPKALQISVSDNGRGIPADLLHSIFEPFQQVQISDAKQKGGSGLGLAICKALVELHGGTIEARSEEMKGSTFIFTLPRAGARDARN, from the coding sequence ATGTCTACCTCCTCCTCGATTGCCAGTACCTGGAACGTTTCGTCAAAGCCTTCGCTTTTTCAAAAGGCACTCATACTTGTCGCCATTCCGCTGGTTTTCGAAATACTCTTTGTCGGCACACTGGCGCAGCTTCATAGCCATACCAGGGCTGAGATCGCGCGTATAGACCATCGCCGGCAGGTCTCTGATGCCACTAATGCCTTGCTTTTGGAGCTGTTCGAGATTGGTATCTTGACCAAATCGGATTCTCCAGCGGTGGAAGATCTGCAAAAGACCTTAGATCGACTCACCAGTAGTGTCGATCGTCTGGCTGGGCTGGTAAAAGAGAATCCTGAACAGGCTCAAGTTGTTGCTGCGACGCGCCAGGGTCTGGTCAGGTTGACATGGCTCCTGGAAGGATACAGAGCTGGGCGTACGAACGCATTCAAGAGTCAAGTCTGGATGGGCGACCACTCTGAAAATTTCAGCGAGGCTCGCCGTAAAACACTATTTCATATGGCTTCGCCAGAACTGATGACGATGGCTCAGGACGCGGAACAGCAGGAATTGGAAAGTGCGCAGGAGCTCGAGATTGCTAATACGCGCTGGCTTGTGAAAGTGATATTGGCGGTCGGTCTATTGCTCAGTGCAGCGATCAGTTTGTTCAGCGTTTGGATGATCAGCCGGGGGCTGACAAACAGGCTGAAGACCATGTCTGATAACGCCTGGCGATTGGCCAGCTCAATGCCGCTCAACCCCGTGGTGTCGGGTCATGACGAAATCGCGTACCTGGATCTTGTCTTCCACAACATGCAAGACGCTCTAAACGAATCAAATCGCAGAGAGCATGCACTTCTAGAAAATGCAGTCGACATAATTTGTTCGATTGACAGTAGTGACAATTTTACAGCCATAAACCCGGCAGTTTTTCAGATGCTCGGTTACGAACCCCATGAACTCCTGGGACGAAGCTGTTTATCCCTCGTCGCTGAGGATGATCGCTCTTACGCAGAACGGATGCTGTCACAGATCAGAATGGAGTCTACCTCAACAACATTTGAGAGCCGGATGGTCACGAAGAACGGCTCATTTGTTGATGTGCTCTGGTCTGCACAACGTTCAGAAAACGACTCGAACATGATCTCGATTATTCACGATATCAGTGAAGAGAGAGATGCAGAGCGCATGAAACAAGAAGTGATCAAGATGGTGACTCATGACTTGAAGACACCTCTTACAACTATCAGAATTTTTCTTGAGATGCTGGAGGTCGGTGCATTAGGGAGTCTTTCTCCGTCGGGACGTGAGCTGGTTGGTTCGGCAGATCGCAGCGCCGAACGCATGCTTACTTTGATTGGTGACCTGCTCGATATTGAGAAAATCAAAGCAGGCATGATGACAGTTTCGTTAGAGCAAGCGCAGCTTTCAGATGTCATTTCGGAGGCCTACCAATCAGTGGCGGCATTGGCCGAGCAGCGTCATATTCGTATCGACATCAGGGCCAATAACGTCAGTTGGGTGTTGGACTCAAGGTTGATTGTGCGAGTTTTAGTCAATCTCATGGCCAATGCAATCAAGTTCTCGCCGGCAAATGGTTTGATTGTAGTGACTGCAGAGCCGACGCCAAAGGCTCTGCAAATAAGTGTTTCCGATAACGGCAGAGGCATTCCTGCTGACCTGCTGCATTCCATTTTCGAACCGTTCCAGCAAGTGCAAATTTCTGATGCCAAACAGAAAGGCGGTAGCGGTCTTGGTTTAGCTATTTGCAAGGCCCTGGTTGAACTGCATGGCGGCACAATTGAGGCGCGCAGTGAAGAGATGAAAGGGTCGACTTTCATTTTTACATTGCCTCGTGCCGGCGCCAGGGATGCGAGGAATTAA